The following DNA comes from Candidatus Nitrosotalea okcheonensis.
AGCAGATGAAGAGGCATGTGAATAAGAAAGAGTGATTGGCAATAATATCAATGCAGACAAACTGATAACAAACAATACAAGTCTCATTTTACATTCTATCGTTATATTTTTTATATAATACTTTGGTATATTTTTGATGATACATTATTCTGTAAAAATTTTCTGAAATTGTTTTTAGAACAATCTAACAGAATTTTTCTACGCGTCTCTTATATTGTAAAACAATACTATGTCACTAGTTGCAAACAATGTATTTGATTGTGTGTTGCATGGCAGTAATTTCTTTGATGTTTATGCCGGACATTAATATGCAGAAAGCTAGTGCACTTGGTGCAAATGATACAGGCATACCAGTGCATATCGCACCACCTCCTGTACCACCAATACCATCTATATCTGATAATCAAACCATGATTTCTGCTGCGATGAATGTGCCTGAAATTAAGGCATGGTCTGACAAATGGCAATATGCCGGCATGGATTTTAATGGAACAGGAAACCCCGTGGTGTGGCAACATGCAATAGTTCTGTTATATTCTCCTCCTGATGCAAATACGCCACTAAAGTGCGCTAACGGCTGGACTGCCCGAGTGCAAGTTGATCTAATTACAAAGAAAGCATTGCATGCATGGTATCCAGATATGCAATCTCCATGTACTGGTTATGCGGAATTAAAGAAGACGGACTCTTCAGATGGACTAGGACATGTCACTACACACAACAACGCTGCATCATTGACTCCGTCTACACATATTGGTGACTCTGAAGCTACTGAACAGGATGTAACAAGCGGGCAATGGTATGGAAATGAAGCATTCTTTCCAACTCCATCCTATTCCTCAAACATATTCAAAGACATGAATGCGTTAGTGGGATTTACACTCAATGATAATTTCAACACTGCTAATGGTTTTACTCAAGCTGGTTGGATAATGACTGAAATTCCTGGCTGTGGAGGCTGCAACCTGTCAGCAGGAACTACCGCTTTGGCATACGTTGATGAATCAATATCGGGAGCAGGTGATGCTGCATATAATATTGGATATACGTGGGTTAATGGACAAAACGTAATTGCAGAGGTCATATGTAACACTGGTACTTCTAAATATGACATTGACATAACTTATGGAAGCACTTACGCACACCACACAAACATCTCGTGCTCAACTTATCAAACTAATGACAGGGATAACAACTCTATTTGGTTTGAAAATCAAAATACGATACAATCATCTCTTTGGTCTGGCGACATAACAAGCAGTATTTCCGCATCGCATGCATACAAATTTGATTATCAAGCTATAAACGCCTATTCTTGGAGTTCTTCAAATGATTATGATCGTACTGCAGGTGTTGATCAAACTTCTTCTGTAATGACCGGAAATGTAGCAAGTTTTGGTACTGCTACATGGTCAAGCCTTTCAAATGTTCCATTGTTTACAGACCCTAACACAATCTATGTTTCATCTCAAGATACAAGCTTCAATCCACATCAGGGAATGGGCGTGGCACTTTCACCAGGTGGTTCAAGTTCAACTCCTGCATTGTTTGAGGGTCTTACTTCTGGGCAAGGTTATAATGTAACACCTCAAGATTATGGGGGATATTATTTTGATTATTGGAGATACAGTGGTGACTCTGTAGTTCCAAAATCTGTAACTGCTGGTGGTACTATACAGACACTTGTTCCAATTTATTCTACAACTGCTGTTCAGATAAACGCACAAGACCAGAATGGTAATCCCTTGAGTCTTTACACTACATTATACAATGCAGCCGGTAATCCAATAAGAACTGGGTTTACACCTATTACATTTGGGTTGAATTATGGACAGACCTATAGTGTTACAGTAGCAGACTATAATCCGTATTATTTCAATTACTGGGATGATGATCATACCAATCAGGTAAGGCAAAGATCATTTGCAGTATACGGCGGTCTGCAGACATATACTGTAGATTTTAGCACTACCTCTGTACATATCGCTTCTACTGATACCTCTGGTAATGTCATAACCGGCCTCTATGCTCCTTTGTCAGAGAATGGTCAAGTAGTAAAACAGGGATGGACACCGGCAGATTATGGACTGGACAGCGGAGCTACTTATACAGTTAATCCTAATGATTATGGTTCAAACTACTTTAATCACTGGCATGACAGTTATGATGCTTGGGATGGATCTAGGACAAGATCACTGACACTGACAGGACCACAAAATCCTACATTTACTGCAATTTATTATTCTAGTCCAGCACAAGGCTTTATGGTAACAGCAACAGATTGGAATAATAATCCATTAACCGGATTTTATGTTCCAATATCACCATGTGGAGGTGATAACCAATGTTCTGCATTTACTCCTGGATGGTTTACGTATCTGTATGGTTCAAGTTACACCGTGACACCTAATGATTATGGTAACTATGTTTTTGATCATTGGCAGGATACTGGAAGCACAATCAGAGCTCGTTCAATTGCTCCCTCAACAAGCCTACCATCATACAATTCTGTTTTCAAGTCCATAATATCTTGGCAGAATCCTGGTTATGATTACCAAGTGACAACTGATACATCTGATCAAAGCGAATCTGCTATATCTTCCAAAGCTGATGCATCTTCACTTGTAGTTGGAAATAATGATCTAAACGGTAATAATTGTGATATATTTCAGAGTACAAATGGAGGTACAGGTTGGAACTCAAAGGGAGTATTAACAAAAGTGAATCCTTCTGATGCATTTAGTGATCCATCTATAGCATTAGATTATTCCGGGAAGTTTTATTACACCTGTATAGAATTCAATCCTAGTAACAGTACTGGTCTTTATGTTGTTATGCAACAATCTACTGACGGTGGAAACACATGGCCTAATTCCTATACGGTAGTGGGGCATCACTCTGATTCTGTTGACAAGCCATGGCTTGCATCTGATAGTAATAGCGGCTCATCATACAAGAATAATGTCTATGGTTGCTGGACAGACTTTTATTCAAACGGCACTTCAAAAATATTCTTCAAAAGATATGTCGATTATCCGTCCTCTACGATACCATATGATTCAGATACTAATAAAATACAATTAGATTCTGGTGCTGTTCAGGGGTGCTCAATTGCCATAGGTCCAGGAGGTCAAGTATATGTTACTTGGGAAAATGGTGGAATAGGTAGCAGCGGTACAATATTTTTGAAAAGAAATCTATCTGGTGGAGATCCTACAAAATGGGATGGACCATATACTGTTGGCACATACGATCCTGTTCCTCCACCTGAATGTCAAAGAGGTGGTAGTTATTTTGAATGTATAAATGGAATTAATGGAGCCAATTCGCCTTTTACAGTACTTCATTATCCCAGCATAGCCACTGATTCAAGCGGTGCAGTTCATGTTACATGGATGACGTATCACACAGGAACTCTAACTGATATAATGTACACTAATTCAAATTCCTGCGCTAGTGGTACTTGTCAATTTGGTACTCCTATACAAATTAACTTAGATACTGGTGCAGCAGATCAATGGGAACCTGCTATTACTGTATCTAATAGCGGAAATGTTGTGCATGTTACAGCTTATGATAGACGAGATGATTCGAACAACGAGTTCTATAGACCTTATGATTATTACTGTAGTTACGGATCTCTAATTAACTGCATGAGTCAATCCCAATGGCTTAATGTGCAAAGTAGTAGTGCTGGCAGTTCCAATCTTGATTTAACTTCAGATCTTGATGATTATCATTCAATAACAACATCCAATGTTAAACAAGCATACACTGTGTGGACAGATTCCCGAGATATTAGCACTAACTCAAACTACAATATTTATTCGGAGCTGACAACTAGATGACTTTACAAATATGTTGTGAGGAGATTGAGTTTTTTGCTTAGAAACCAGAAAATAACTTTAATCGTTTTAATTGCAGTAGCGGCAATTACATTAACTTCTCTACCTTTGATATATGAAAATACTGCTATTGCTAGTACAACAGTACATTTGGCAATTAAAGAAATACCTTCAGTTGCACAAGGAACAACATTTGTATCTATAACAGATCAACAATTATCTAATATTCCTTCATTTTCAAACGCGATAAAAGAAGCCGACAAGATATTTAACCCAGCTGTATCTAAATGCAATACGCCTTGTCAGGTTCCCGTTAGAGCTCAGACATCTCCTGATTCATATACTGTGAGTGTAGATCCTGTAGAAGCAAAACTAGCACTTTCAATAATGGGATTTCATGACATTTCTCGTCCAGGTCAGTCTGTTGTTGATATTCATGGTACAGTTATAGAATATGGCGGTAAATACTATTCAATTGTAATCATGGGAATCTAAGACTACAAAATTCAGAATTTGAAATTTTTACGAGCTAGTAACTAAATCCTATCTGACTAATCAAACGTAGGTACTGCGAAATACGGTGATTTTGTATGATGTGACAATCAATTATTCTGGTTCATCTCATATTTGGAAAAATTTCTTTAATCTCGTCTTTACTGAACTTGGAAGACTGGTTTAGCACATCTACCATTTCCATATGTTTAGAATTTGAAATATCCTTTTCAAGTCGTAGAAGATAATCATGATAAATGATTTTACCAAGTGTTGTATGATTGTACATGTCATCATATTTTACCAAAAGACCAGCCTTGACGAGTTGATTTAGTCTGCAATAATACTGCTTTTTTGTTAGTCCAATCTCAGAGTGTGTGCCAATATGCGATTTTATGCCATCCTTTGCAAGAGTAAAGATCTTCAGGGCATGTAATTTTGATAAGAGTGATAACAAATCCATTGTTTTTTGTACATCTGTATCATTTTTTGTTGTGATGTATCTATTCATATCACGGCTGGAATGTCCCTTACTTTCCAAGACATTCATACATTCCTTGGGCACCTTAATGAATATTCCTTTCTTTCCTTACTATCAAGGTGATAGTGTAATATCAAAGGAATCAAAGCGTGAGATGCTCGGGATGAGTATGATTACCTACAAGTTTCAGGTTACCATACCAAAAAAGGTCAGAGAGAAACACAAATTCAAGGAAGGAGACACATTGGCATTTGTGGAAGAGCATGGTAGAATTTATCTTGTAAAGAGTACCGAGGTATAATAGATGATCTCACGTCTAGACGGTACTCTAGATTTTATTTTTATTTGTTAAATACTATGGATAATTCCTTTAGTGAATCTTACAAGAACCAAACCCATGCTGAAAATTGGAATAATTCTACACCACTTTTTTAAATCATGTCTGTCCAGTACGTGTAAAATATGAAAACTCTACAACTAGCAATAATTGTAATTGCTTGCATCGTTTCAGTATCTGTGATATGGTATTTCACAAGCTATGATCCTACTCCTGTTACAAAAGAAAATAATTTTGGAATCAATGCACTAGTGATTCACAGTCCGCCGTATATGGGGTGTCCCACAGTAAACTGTCAGCAGCCTAATTATTATCTTAAAATCAATTCAAAATCAAATACATTTCTTTTGGGTTACACTATCTGTGATGGAAATTCATGTGTAAAACAAGACGGATTGGCAATTTCATTATCAGTACTAGATGTTCTACACCCAGACTATCGAAAATTACCATTACCGGATAATTTACCTTGGAAAGATGGAGATTCTGTTAATATTCAAGTAAAAGTGCCAAGCTCGTTCATATTCGACAATGCTTCCACTTTTGATTCCACTCATACTCCAAAAATCTGGGTTGATCTTGGCAAGTCAGAAATAGTGAGGAGTTCATAGAACATGAAAACTCTACATTTTCAGAAACTTTCAGTTAAGGTAGTAACTATCACACTTTTTTCATTTGGAATAATCGGTGCTGTACTAATTGGATACAATTATTTTACAATACCTCATGTCATTTCAAAACAACAATCTATTGTAATTGCTATACGTGCTGATAACTGGACACAGCAAGATCTTGAAAACACAACAGTTGATGCAGAATTGTTACAGGCAAAACTGAGTAACCATATGGCACTTGTAATAAACGAGACCACCTTGACAACTGATCCGTTTCCTAGAATGGCACCTCTACCACCACGTGTGTTTGAAGAGGATCAGATGTTCTGGGATGTAATAATAAAAAAGCACTTGAAAGGAATGGAGTATGAACAATGGCAGTATCTAATAGATGCAAAAAATAGTACTATGCTTGAGAAGATGGATCCATAGAAATGAAAACTCTACATATTTTGATGATAATTGGAATAACAATAGCGGGAATAATTGCAACAATCATAATTTTACAAACTCCTCACATTCAAATCAAAATTGAAAAAGTAAATGGCACTTATGTAGCAGGCACGCCAATAGATTTTTTTGTGACAGCCGATGGTTATGGTGAGTTTTGTATGGGACCTGAAGTACACATACTTGATGCTACAAACCAAAGCAATGTAGTGTGGTGGGGGTCGTCTCCTGCATATTCAGGAATGTATTGTAACCCACACCAAGTAGAATTTACTTTTCATGCTGGAGAGCAATATGTCGTCTCACTACATACTAATCGTCCGATAATTCTCAACAATACTGGACATTACATAATAAAGGCAAGTCTTGGGAATACATTTTCTGAAAAGGAATTTTCAGTAATTCCATCTGTAAATACAAGAAATAACAATCCGTTTGGAATCACGGCTCTTGTTATTTATCATCCGTTTTTAGGCTGTCTTTCGTCTGGCTGTCCCCACAACAATTTCTATCTCAAGATAAATTCAAATTCTACTGCATACCTGACAGGCTACAACATTTGCAACAAAGATCTCTGTGCTAAAAATAACACTTTATCTGTTTTGTTACCACTCAATGCGATTCTAAAAAATCCTAATTATGCATCAATAGAATTGCCAGAGAATCTAAAGTGGAAGGACGGGGATACAGTAACTATTCAACTTGAAGTGTCGCCTAATGCAAACAACAAAATGACATCATCGATAGATCTTGGAAATTCGACGATAGTTCCATAGAAATGAAACTCCTGTACCTTCAATGATCTTACTATTTTAAGCCACGAAAAACATGCTTTAAAAAGTCTTTTTCGTTTGGGCATTAAACAAATTTAACCAAACTCATCCGGCTTTTAAAATAAAATATTTCTACAAATTGTGAGTTCCGGCAAGTCTGACATAACCGTTCTAGGGTTTAATGACAATGGCATGACAGCAGGAATACCGAGAAGTGAACAGATACACATGGGAATCTTTGGCGAGGTGGGTTCAGGAAAAAGTATTGTGGATACTATAATGATAAATCAGAACATAAACAGAGACGAGGGATTCATGCTTGTTGACCCGCATGGAACTTTAGCACAAGATGTTCTAAGAATGATTCCGGAATCAAAAAAGGATCGCGTAATCTACATCAGTCTGGATACGGTGCGCTTGTGGGGAAAAATTGTAAAAATAAATCCACTTGAGGTAAAGAGTGGAGGCGACAGATATGTTGTTGCCATGAATCTTGTAAATGCATTACGAAACATATATCGCGATTCATGGGGCCCGCAACTTGAGGCCTTGCTAAGAAATGGTGCAAACGCACTTGTAGAAATAGAAGACTCGACACTTAGAGACCTGGTAAAAATAATAACAGATGATAGAATGCGTTCTATTTT
Coding sequences within:
- a CDS encoding AbrB/MazE/SpoVT family DNA-binding domain-containing protein; the encoded protein is MNIPFFPYYQGDSVISKESKREMLGMSMITYKFQVTIPKKVREKHKFKEGDTLAFVEEHGRIYLVKSTEV